The Nevskiales bacterium genome window below encodes:
- a CDS encoding CocE/NonD family hydrolase C-terminal non-catalytic domain-containing protein, translated as LAGRDPGASESPVRLPTVSTSQCKKFDFRNNGYLESQGFPLVETRFTDFHLRADGSLSREAAGPDESGSAYLHGSKRQFYADRVDRDYGGELTASAGPDELRFATAPFEQPLVIAGPPTVTLWLSSLATDTELFVQLLDEAPTGELTYLQRGMLRASHRAIDPARSQSAAGHLYRPWRPHSNPEAIVPGAAVEYLIEIFPVGHVFRPGHRLVVKISAPPLDDNDWIYIPKTLPTINAVWHSAERPSRLTLPVIPLTAVRDLGPELAPCSLAKMRCVKPLQKEPAGGGPGGLPGFPVALMEQPAALLGQLPEELLNAAGVFTVPTPVIEGLYGALPAERPTP; from the coding sequence GGCTCGCTGGGCGTGATCCCGGGGCCAGCGAATCGCCGGTGCGACTGCCCACGGTCAGCACCAGCCAGTGCAAGAAGTTCGACTTCCGCAACAACGGCTACCTCGAATCGCAGGGCTTCCCGCTGGTGGAAACGCGCTTCACCGATTTTCACCTGCGCGCCGACGGCAGTCTGTCGCGCGAGGCTGCGGGTCCGGACGAAAGCGGCAGCGCGTATCTGCACGGCAGCAAGCGCCAGTTCTATGCCGATCGCGTGGACCGCGATTACGGCGGCGAGCTGACCGCCAGCGCCGGGCCGGACGAGCTGCGCTTCGCCACCGCGCCCTTCGAACAGCCGCTGGTGATCGCCGGCCCGCCGACCGTCACGCTGTGGCTGTCCTCGCTGGCCACCGACACCGAGCTGTTCGTGCAGCTGCTGGACGAGGCCCCGACCGGCGAGCTGACCTATCTGCAGCGCGGTATGCTGCGCGCCAGCCATCGCGCCATCGATCCAGCGCGCTCGCAGTCCGCCGCCGGCCACCTCTACCGCCCCTGGCGCCCGCACAGCAATCCCGAGGCGATAGTGCCCGGCGCGGCGGTGGAGTATCTGATCGAGATCTTCCCGGTCGGCCACGTGTTCCGCCCCGGCCACCGGCTGGTGGTCAAGATCAGCGCGCCGCCGCTGGACGACAACGACTGGATCTACATCCCCAAGACCCTGCCCACCATCAACGCGGTGTGGCACAGCGCCGAGCGGCCCTCGCGCCTGACCCTGCCGGTGATCCCGCTGACGGCGGTGCGCGACCTCGGCCCCGAACTGGCGCCCTGCTCGCTGGCCAAGATGCGCTGCGTCAAACCGCTGCAGAAAGAGCCAGCCGGCGGCGGCCCGGGCGGGTTACCGGGATTTCCGGTGGCGCTGATGGAACAGCCGGCCGCGCTGCTCGGCCAGCTGCCGGAGGAATTGCTGAACGCAGCCGGCGTCTTCACCGTGCCGACCCCAGTGATCGAGGGCCTGTACGGCGCGTTGCCGGCAGAAAGACCCACGCCCTGA
- a CDS encoding Mpo1-like protein has product MRTLDECLTEYGALEASPLPLWAVAGGLWPAAWFVQLVGHNIEGAKPSFFDELVFLLIGPLFVLEELGVRLQPRKIR; this is encoded by the coding sequence ATGCGCACGCTGGATGAGTGCCTGACCGAATACGGCGCATTGGAGGCCTCGCCGCTGCCGCTGTGGGCGGTGGCCGGCGGCCTGTGGCCAGCGGCCTGGTTCGTGCAACTGGTCGGGCATAACATCGAGGGCGCCAAGCCGAGCTTCTTCGACGAGCTGGTATTCCTGCTCATCGGGCCGCTGTTCGTGCTCGAGGAGCTGGGCGTGCGCCTGCAGCCGCGCAAGATTCGCTGA